One genomic window of Polyangium aurulentum includes the following:
- a CDS encoding gas vesicle protein — MSLCELLDRVLHKGVALRGEIVLSVADVDLVYLGLKLVLCSTDTAERAGLLHGRAAEARR; from the coding sequence ATGTCGCTTTGCGAGCTGCTCGACCGCGTGCTGCACAAGGGCGTCGCGCTGCGCGGCGAGATCGTCCTTTCGGTGGCCGACGTGGACCTCGTCTATCTTGGCTTGAAGCTCGTGCTCTGCTCGACCGACACGGCCGAGCGCGCTGGGCTCTTGCACGGTCGCGCGGCGGAGGCGAGACGATGA
- a CDS encoding gas vesicle protein GvpG has protein sequence MLSGVLWVCRKIAETVDREREDEEKRIVARLRELYAELETGAIDERAFDAAEAELLARLDELRGTSDDDEDDDEDVEPGDDEAERWAVDDDR, from the coding sequence ATGCTTTCAGGCGTGCTCTGGGTCTGCCGCAAAATCGCGGAGACCGTCGATCGCGAACGCGAGGACGAGGAAAAACGAATCGTGGCGCGGCTCCGGGAGCTGTACGCCGAGCTCGAGACCGGCGCAATCGACGAGCGCGCCTTCGACGCCGCGGAGGCGGAGCTTCTCGCCCGGCTCGACGAGCTTCGAGGCACCTCGGACGACGACGAGGACGACGACGAGGACGTCGAGCCAGGCGATGACGAGGCAGAAAGGTGGGCGGTGGACGATGATCGATGA
- a CDS encoding PEGA domain-containing protein: MRNLSIVAACSFILLGAPARVCAEGAQAEVLFAEGRAALEKGDYETACRKFRTSFDASGAIGPLLNLAECEERRGKIGTALGLWKEGAKRLAERKNDDRITIAEQHIADLEKRAPTLTLTLAADTPPGIRVEVKDAPRARVGTPAALDPGTYEVIVSAEGYEERRTNVTLEEGDRRSFEAALGPKRAADAGASEGGGGGRRTAGFVIGGVGLAALAAFGVTGGMMLGKQAVVDEHCIKGTGQCRDAEGLEAARAGQTLGIVNGVMLGVGLAGVGVGTILVITGGSEKKTAAVSAAVLPGGGGLSLSGTF; this comes from the coding sequence GTGCGAAACCTGTCCATTGTCGCAGCGTGCTCGTTCATCTTGCTCGGCGCGCCCGCGCGCGTCTGCGCCGAGGGCGCGCAAGCCGAGGTGCTCTTCGCCGAGGGGCGTGCGGCGCTCGAGAAGGGCGATTACGAGACCGCGTGCCGCAAGTTCCGCACGAGCTTCGACGCCTCCGGCGCGATCGGACCGCTGCTCAACCTGGCCGAGTGCGAGGAGAGGCGGGGCAAGATCGGCACGGCGCTCGGGCTGTGGAAGGAGGGCGCGAAGCGCCTCGCCGAGCGCAAGAACGACGACCGCATCACCATTGCAGAGCAGCACATCGCCGATCTCGAAAAGCGCGCGCCGACGCTCACGCTCACGCTCGCGGCCGACACGCCGCCCGGGATCCGCGTGGAGGTGAAGGACGCCCCGCGCGCGCGCGTGGGTACGCCCGCGGCGCTCGATCCGGGGACGTACGAGGTGATCGTGTCCGCCGAGGGGTACGAGGAGCGCCGGACGAACGTCACGCTGGAGGAGGGCGATCGGCGCTCGTTCGAGGCGGCGCTCGGGCCGAAGCGCGCGGCCGACGCAGGCGCCTCGGAGGGCGGCGGGGGAGGGCGGCGGACGGCGGGCTTCGTGATCGGAGGGGTGGGCCTCGCGGCGCTCGCGGCGTTCGGCGTGACGGGCGGAATGATGCTCGGCAAGCAGGCGGTGGTCGACGAGCATTGCATCAAGGGCACCGGGCAGTGCAGAGACGCGGAGGGGCTCGAGGCGGCGCGCGCCGGGCAGACCCTCGGGATCGTCAATGGCGTCATGCTGGGCGTCGGGCTCGCCGGCGTCGGCGTGGGGACGATCCTGGTGATCACGGGCGGAAGCGAGAAGAAGACGGCGGCGGTGAGCGCGGCGGTGCTCCCGGGCGGGGGCGGGCTCTCGCTCTCGGGCACCTTCTGA
- a CDS encoding gas vesicle protein, with translation MGPQRNITQSTRSATLADILERVLDKGVVIAGDIRIKIVDIELLTIQIRLVVCSVERAVEMGMDWWTLDPNLSKLARREPKELPEPSAAPDLARRVEQLEALVEGMRAPVAG, from the coding sequence ATGGGTCCCCAGCGGAACATCACCCAGAGCACCCGAAGCGCCACGCTCGCCGACATCCTCGAGCGCGTGCTCGACAAGGGCGTGGTGATCGCAGGCGATATCCGGATCAAGATCGTGGACATCGAGCTGCTCACCATCCAGATAAGGCTGGTCGTGTGCTCGGTCGAGAGGGCCGTCGAGATGGGAATGGACTGGTGGACGCTCGATCCGAACCTGTCGAAGCTCGCGAGGCGCGAGCCGAAGGAGCTTCCAGAGCCGAGCGCAGCGCCGGATCTCGCGCGACGGGTGGAGCAGCTCGAGGCGCTGGTCGAGGGGATGCGGGCGCCGGTCGCGGGCTGA
- a CDS encoding gas vesicle protein K: MKEEISTALSGGGPLRPARRLALDPDQMKNGLGQLVLTLVKLLHELMEKQALRRMESGALDDDEIERLGAALMRQSEEIERLRVEFGLEEEELNIDLGPLGRLL; encoded by the coding sequence ATGAAGGAGGAGATCTCGACGGCGCTCTCCGGGGGCGGCCCGCTCCGCCCCGCGCGGCGGCTCGCGCTCGACCCGGATCAAATGAAGAATGGGCTCGGACAGCTCGTGCTCACGCTGGTGAAGCTCCTGCACGAGCTGATGGAGAAGCAGGCCCTGCGGCGCATGGAGAGCGGCGCGCTCGACGACGATGAAATCGAGCGCCTCGGCGCCGCGCTCATGCGCCAATCCGAGGAGATCGAGCGGCTGCGCGTCGAGTTCGGCCTGGAAGAAGAGGAGCTCAACATCGACCTCGGCCCTCTCGGCCGATTGCTGTGA